From a single Pseudomonas triticicola genomic region:
- a CDS encoding PilT/PilU family type 4a pilus ATPase has translation MEIDALLSILSQKNGSDLFLSTGAAPSARIDGVLTALSDQPFKPGETAAIATSLMDAEQRREFDRDLEMNLAISRTGVGRFRVNIFKQRNDVSIVIRNVKVDIPRFEDLKLPPVLLETVMLKRGLILFVGATSSGKSTSLAALIDHRNRHSAGHIVTIEDPIEYIHRHKRSIINQREVGVDTRSFHAALKNTLRQAPDVVLIGEIRDRETMEHALSFADTGHLVLSTLHATNANQALDRIINMFPEEKREQLLQTLGNNLKACVSQRLVRTVDGQRRAAVEILLGTPTIADLIRRGQFEELKPMMEKSSELGMQTFDAALFALVAEGAISEQEALKNADSVNNLKLRIKLQHDQAGVNNTPGEWGLMD, from the coding sequence ATGGAAATCGATGCACTGTTGTCAATATTGTCGCAAAAAAACGGCTCGGATCTGTTCCTCTCTACCGGCGCAGCGCCGAGTGCGCGCATTGATGGCGTGCTGACGGCGCTCAGCGATCAGCCATTCAAACCCGGCGAAACCGCAGCCATCGCCACCTCCCTGATGGACGCCGAGCAGCGCCGGGAGTTCGACCGGGATCTGGAAATGAACCTGGCAATCTCCCGAACGGGCGTCGGGCGGTTCCGGGTGAACATTTTCAAGCAGCGCAACGACGTTTCGATCGTCATCCGCAACGTCAAGGTCGACATCCCGCGATTCGAAGACCTGAAGCTGCCGCCGGTGCTGCTGGAAACGGTGATGCTCAAACGAGGCCTGATTCTCTTCGTTGGCGCGACCAGTTCAGGCAAGTCGACTTCACTGGCGGCACTCATCGATCACCGCAACCGTCACAGTGCCGGGCACATCGTGACCATCGAAGACCCGATCGAATATATCCATCGGCACAAGCGCTCGATCATCAATCAGCGCGAGGTCGGTGTCGACACGCGCAGCTTTCATGCTGCACTGAAGAACACTCTGCGTCAGGCACCGGATGTGGTGTTGATTGGCGAAATACGCGATCGCGAAACCATGGAGCATGCCTTGTCGTTCGCCGATACCGGACATCTGGTGTTGTCGACGCTGCATGCGACCAATGCCAATCAGGCGCTGGATCGGATAATCAATATGTTTCCCGAGGAGAAGCGCGAGCAGCTGTTGCAGACATTGGGCAACAACCTCAAAGCCTGTGTCTCGCAGCGTCTGGTCCGCACTGTCGACGGGCAAAGGCGCGCGGCAGTCGAGATTCTTCTGGGCACGCCGACCATCGCCGATCTGATCCGCCGCGGTCAGTTCGAGGAACTCAAACCGATGATGGAAAAATCATCCGAACTCGGTATGCAAACCTTTGACGCGGCACTGTTTGCGCTGGTCGCAGAAGGTGCCATCAGCGAGCAGGAAGCATTGAAGAATGCCGATTCGGTGAATAACTTGAAATTGCGAATCAAACTTCAGCACGATCAGGCTGGCGTTAACAATACACCTGGCGAGTGGGGTTTAATGGACTGA